In Mastigocladopsis repens PCC 10914, a single window of DNA contains:
- the grxD gene encoding Grx4 family monothiol glutaredoxin, producing the protein MTPELKEQLDNLMQQNKILVFMKGTKLMPMCGFSNNVVQILNTLGVPFETVNILDDAELRQGIKEYSNWPTIPQVYINGQFVGGSDILIELYQKGELQQMVEVALAS; encoded by the coding sequence ATGACCCCAGAACTCAAAGAGCAACTTGATAATTTGATGCAGCAAAACAAGATTTTGGTGTTTATGAAGGGAACCAAGTTAATGCCCATGTGTGGTTTCTCCAACAACGTCGTGCAAATACTAAATACCTTGGGAGTTCCCTTCGAGACGGTTAATATTTTGGATGACGCCGAACTCCGCCAAGGAATTAAAGAATATTCCAACTGGCCAACAATTCCCCAAGTGTATATAAACGGTCAATTTGTTGGGGGTTCAGATATCTTAATTGAACTGTACCAGAAAGGCGAATTGCAGCAAATGGTGGAAGTTGCACTGGCTTCATGA
- a CDS encoding BolA family protein yields MISPQQVEEMIKGELPDAQVQVQDLTGGGDHYQVTVVSSQFAGKGLVQQHQLVYGALRQAMSSEAIHALALKTYTPESWQNSH; encoded by the coding sequence ATGATTAGTCCGCAGCAAGTTGAGGAAATGATCAAGGGAGAACTGCCTGACGCTCAAGTTCAAGTGCAAGACTTGACTGGAGGCGGGGACCACTATCAAGTGACAGTAGTTTCATCGCAGTTTGCAGGTAAAGGACTGGTGCAACAGCACCAGTTGGTCTATGGTGCCCTTAGGCAAGCCATGTCTAGTGAAGCGATCCATGCCTTGGCACTAAAAACCTATACTCCCGAATCTTGGCAAAATAGTCATTAG